The following are encoded in a window of Artemia franciscana chromosome 5, ASM3288406v1, whole genome shotgun sequence genomic DNA:
- the LOC136026852 gene encoding uncharacterized protein LOC136026852 — protein MKTICFTILVLVAVASAAPRKVVVRRQAETATSQDAALKPETDKKPEGTEEVDERFRQSGFRRPIQSVTNLASSSVQQGGFGRPLGSGLGGTQSGFGQTGFGQTGFGRPGLGQTGLGQTGFGQTGFGQTGLGQTGLGQTGFGQTGFGQNSFGQTGFGQSGLGQSSIGRPVGSGLIGK, from the exons ATGAAAACTATTTGTTTTACCATCCTAGTATTGGTTGCTGTTGCTTCAG CTGCCCCTCGTAAAGTTGTAGTTAGGCGACAAGCTGAAACTGCAACTAGCCAGGATGCAGCTCTGAAACCAGAGACAGACAAAAAACCTGAAGGTACAGAAGAAGTAGACGAACGTTTCAGGCAAA GTGGTTTCAGAAGACCAATACAAAGCGTAACTAATCTAGCATCATCTTCTGTTCAACAAGGAGGATTTGGACGGCCTC TTGGCAGTGGTCTTGGTGGAACTCAATCTGGCTTTGGACAAACTGGATTTGGTCAAACTGGCTTTGGCCGACCAGGGTTAGGTCAAACTGGACTCGGACAAACTGGTTTTGGACAAACTGGTTTTGGACAAACTGGTCTTGGACAAACTGGTCTTGGACAAACAGGATTTGGGCAAACTGGTTTCGGTCAAAATAGTTTTGGACAAACTGGATTTGGTCAGAGTGGTCTTGGTCAATCCTCAATAGGTCGACCAGTTGGTTCAGGACTCAttggaaaatag